AAAAAACCTGGCCTGTCGCTCGATGAGTTCAATCAGTATTGGCGCGAGCGTCATGCACCTGCGGTCGTTGCCGCGTTCGGCAAGGGGCTCAGGAAATATAAGCAGAACCGCCAACTCAGCCTGCCAGCCAGTGCGTTCAAGGGTACCCTGTTCGAAATGGGGGAGGTGGACAGGTACGCCGGCATCGAAGAGTTCTGGTTTTCGAGCCTCAACGATGTATATCGCCTGCGTGAGGGTGGCGGAATTATGGCCGCTCTGCGCAACAGTTACGACACCTTCGCCGACCGGGATGACGCCTTCTCGCTGGTCATGAACGAGCGGGTGGTCTATGACTACACCCTGCCGCCGGGCCTGTGCAGCCCCCGGCCCGCGGTACTGGATCCGAACAGCCTGGAGGCGGCGATCGATGCCCAGGGCTATGATGACTGGAGCAATCCGGCCCGGCTGCAAAAATTCGGCCAAGAGCCGGAAAGCGCTCCCCGCTGAAGGCCGGCACACCGGTCGCCGGATGCCGGTGTCAGTGCAGAGGGGAGGGGGCGCGCAATGCGTTCTCGAAACGCCGCGGTTACGCGGCGCGCTCTCTGCGCAATAGCGGCTGGAGATATCCAATCACGGCTCGGCATAGCCGCTCCTCAATGGATTCCATCCGGTTCGGTGACGCGTCAAGCGATGCGTCCAGAATTGCCCGCACCATGCAGTGGGTATCGAATGCGGCGATCTCAATGTCTTCCTGCTTTAGCGCAGGCAGATCGAGGTAGCGGGCCAGCAAGCTCATGTTCAGCCGATATATCTCGGCTTCCGCTGCCAACAACTCCATCGTCTTGGGCAGGATTTCTTCTTCAAGTTCGAGCACGCGGGCCAGCCCGGGGCGCGCGCATTCGCAGGCGACGACGCGCCTGATCATGGATCGCATGGCACGCTCGAACGGGAACCCTTCCGTTTCTGTGAGGGTGTCTCTCAGGGCCGCTACCAGCGTGAGATGCGCGCGGAGAACCAGCTCGGCGGCGACTGCTTCCTTGCAGGGGAAATATTCATAAAGCGATGCCACGCCGACGCCGGCGCGGTCGGCGATCGCGTTGGTATTGAAACTGCCAATGCCCTGTTCCTCCAGAATCCGAGTAGCAGCTTCCAGAATCGCTTCCACCGTGTGCCAGGAACGCTGCTGAACCGGCCGTTTTCGTGGATTGACGTCCGCGTTTTCGTTCATGACGGATCCGAGTATTCAATCAATGGATTTGATTCTATCCTTTGCTTCGTCAACAGGAAGCGCATTTTTTATTTCAGTTAATAAAGAAGCTGATAACCGCAAATTTTTATGCCGTACTGGTGAGGATTCCCTGTGAGTACGAAAATTCTGAAGAGTGTCTGTCACAGTTGCCACGGTGGATGCAGCGTGCTGCTGCATGTCGAAAACGGTGAACTGGTCAAGGTCGCCGGCGATCCCGAAGGGCCGTTGAATCATGGCAGGCTGTGCCCGATCGCACGATGACGCGCGACATCGTCTATCACCCTAATCGTCTGCACACCCCGCTCCGTCGGATCGGGCCGCGCGGGTCGGGGAAGTGGGAGCGTATCTCCTGGGACGAAGCCTTCGACACCATGGCCGAAAAACTTCACGCTATCCGCGATGAGTTCGGTCCCGAGTCGGTCGCGATCGGCACGGGCACCGGACGCCATCTCATCATCTGGATGCCGCGTCTCGCCCATGCCTTGGGCACGCCGAACTGGATCGAGCCGGGTTTCGCCCAGTGCTTCTTCCCCAGGGTCAATGCGGGTTTCATCACTTACGGTGACTTCCCGGTCAGCGACTTCATCAGCGGCACGCCGCCCGCCTGCATGATGTTCTGGGGGCAGAACTCCACCATCACCGGTCCCGGCGGCGAGCCCCGCTTCTGCACCCACACGGCACTGGCACACAATCCGAAGATCATCGTCATCGATCCACGGGAGACGGAGCTGGCGAAGCGGGCCGATATCTGGCTCCGCGTCCGTCCCGGCACCGACGACGCCCTTGGCCTCGCCATGCTCAACGTGATCATCGGCGAGGATCTGATCGACCGCCCCTTCGTCGAGCGCTGGACCTATGGTTTCGATGCCCTGGCCGAACATGTCCGCCAGTACACGCCGGAATGGGCGGAGCCGATCACCTGGGTTCCGGCCGACAAGATCCGGGCAGCGGCGCGGTTGTTCGCCCAGACCAAGCCGGCCATGCTCAAATGGGGTTGCGCCATCGAGCACACACCGAAGTGCTTCCAGACCGTACGCACGCTGGCGCTGTTGCCGGCGATCACCGGCAACATCGACGTACCGGGGGGCTGGGTGTTCGGCAATGAGGGTCTCGGGCCGTTCCCGCTGCTGATGGACAAGGTGCCGCCCGAGACCCTCGCCAAGCGTCTGGGTGCCGACCGCTTCAAGGTCCTGACCAACGAACGCGGTTTTCCTGGTGCCCACATCCCCAGCGTACTCGAGGCGATGCGCGAGGGGACGCCCTATCCGGTGAAGGCGTTTCTGGTGTTCGGCAACAACACCCTGACCACCTACGCCAATACCCGGCAGGTCTACGAATCGCTGATGAAGCTGGATTTCATGGTGGTCGCCGATCTGTTCATGACCCCGACCGCCGAGCTGGCCGACATCGTGCTGCCGGCGGCGCATTGGCCCGAAGTCGATATGGTCATGGGCTATCCGTCTCTCGCCAACAACGGTGTCGGTATCTTGCAGAAAGCGGTACAGGTCGGCGAATGCAAATCCGACGATGAGATCGTCACCGAGCTGATCCGCCGCATGGAGCTGGAGCATGGCACCGAGCCGGTTCACGAAGTGCTGGACGCTGTCCTCGCCGCGGGCACCGTCGGTCTGACCTTCGAGGAGATGAAGGAAAAGGGCTTCGTCACCGTGCCGATGCGCTTCCGCAAATACGAAACCGGTGGTTTTCGCACGCCGACGGGCAAGGTCGAGTTGTATTCGACGATCCTGGCGCATATGGGCTACGCTCCCCTGCCGTCCTACGAGGAGGCTCCCGAGAGCCCCTACAGCGCGCCCGATCTGGCCCGAGACTACCCGCTGGTGCTCACCACTGGTCAGCGGATTCCGTTCTTCTTCAATTCCGAACACCGGCAGGTCGCCAAGCTGCGCCGGGCCAAGCCCGACCCCGAGGCGGAAATTCACCCCGATACCGCAGCGCACTACGGTATCGCTGACGGCGACTGGATGTGGGTTGAAAACCAGCGCGGCCGCATCCGCCAGCGGGCGAAATATTCGCCGGGGCTCGATCCCCGCGTGGTGGCCGCCGAGCATGGCTGGTGGTTCCCTGAGGCGCCAGCTCCGGAATACGGCATGTGGACCTCGAACGTAAACCTGCTGACCAGCAACGAGCCGCCCTACGACCCCGCCATGGGTACCTACCATCTGCGAGCGCTGCTGTGCCGGGTGTCGAAAGTCGATCCGGCGGATCTTCCGCCGTCCGGGGGCTGTTGATCGGTCTTCAACATCCCTGCAGGTGTTCAAGAACGGGGTTTGCGGCAAAGCGGCGACCGCGGCCGCTTACCCCATTCGGTGCCTCCGTCTGCAGCACTCCGGTCGATGCCGGAGGCTTGGGCGCGGACCTGCACCGCGGCTGCATGCGACCTTTTTACCGCCGTTGCTCACCGAACTGGAGGTCGTCTTCACGCAGCATGCGCGCGAGTTCGCCTTTGTCGGAAACACCGAGCTTCTCGTAGACGGAACGCAAATGGTGGCGCACGGTCGCCGGTGAGATTGCCAGATGGAGGGCCACCTCCTTGTAGGACTGGCCGCTGGCGAAACCCTCGGCGACCGCGCGTTCGCGTGCGGATAATGCATCGGCTGGCGCCCGCCGGGCGATCGTCACCAGGGTGAGTTCGCGGACGCGGTCGAAACGGATTCGTACCTGCTTCCCGAGATGGTGCACCTGATTGTGCGCCAGTGCCGTTTGCAGGGCGGGCGGCAGGAACGGGCCTTCCCAGTCGGGCCATTCCAGGCGCACATGAGGGTCGAACCCCGGTTCCGCGGCATGCAGCGTTCCCAACTCGTCGACCACCGCCATCGCCGATTTCGCGTTCGAATGGCCGGCGCGGATTGAGGCGATGTGCATCACGCGGTTGATCTGCATCGTGTCCGCGAGGTGCGGCATCAGGCACTGCTTCAGACGGCGCTCGTCTTCGGAGAAGGGGCTCTTCCGATCGTGACGGCTGATCCCGAGGAAAGTAAACAGCTGGGGAATGCGGCCCTGCCATGCCGTGCATAGCAGATGCATGACGTCGCTGTGGCGGATCAGCATCGCTGTAGGTGCATCGCCGAACAGCTGCTCCGGCGTGAAATTGAAGCTGGTGCCCGGCGTTCGAGAGCAGGTGCGGGCAATCAGGTTATTGCCGGAAGTCATGCTTGCCAGCTCGCCGAAGTTCTCTGTCAGGCCGAAAAGGTATGAATCATGAATGCGATGGCGGCCGGCCTCGATCTCGGTCGCCATCGCCCACCAGGCTGAATCGAACGGAATATGAGGACGAATCAGCTCCAGTGTCTGAAGCTGGAATTCCTTCATCGTCAATTCGCGTGATGCCCGGTAGAGATCGAGCAACAAATGATTCAGCACCTCGACAGTTATCACTCGCGATCCTGTGTTCAAAACATGGATGTTGCGCCGCCGCAGCGGCATCGTTCATTTGGTCGATATTTTCAGGTTGACGAAGCCGTTACGCTTCTGCCCGGACCGCTTTCGCAGAGGCTGCAATCCAAGCCCCGGAATGCGTAATTCTAGCATCACGTTTTTCATCGAAATGCACAAGGCCTGCTTGATGAAAGAGGGTCGATACCGTCGGTGCAGTGGGCCTGCAAGATCGCTGCTTCGAATCCAGATTTGAACTGCACCGTTCGCGTCTTTCCTTGAAGTTCAGAAATGAAGAAGGCGTGCTGGCTGATGGCTGCTTCCGGGTTACGTCAGCGAACAACGCTGGAAATTGCTTGAGATCAATCAAACACTGGAGGGAAAAATGAGCGCACTCAATGATCAGGAAAAGCAGCTGGTGGCGTGGTTGGCCGACATGAACGAGGACGACGCGTTGGCGCTGGCCAGGCGCATGCTGCTCGAGGACAAGAAGGACCCGCTGCGCGTGCTCGAGCTGTGCCGGATGGCGATGGACGAGGTAGGCAAGCGCTTCGAGGCTGGCGATTACTTCCTCCCTGAGCTCGTGCTTGCGGGCGAGATGCTCGAGACTGTCGGCGCCATCGCCAAGCCGCTGCTGGTCGACGGCGAGGGCGAAAGGGCGAAGAAGCTCGGCCGCGTCCTGGTGGGCACGGTGCACGGCGACCTCCACGACATCGGCAAGAACATCGTCAGCTTCATGCTCGATATCAACGGCTACGAGGTCAAGGACATCGGCATCGACGTGCCGGTGGCCACCTTCCTCGACGAGGTGCGCAGCTTCAAGCCCGACGTGGTGGCGTTGTCCGGCTTCCTGACCCTGGCGTTCGACTCGATGAAGGAGACCGTCGAAGCCTTCGAGAAGGAAGGGCTGCGCGACCAGTTCAAGATCATGGTCGGCGGCGGCCAGATCGACGAGACCGTGCGCGCCTACACCGGCGCCGACGGCTTCGGCGTCAATGCGGTGGAGGCGGTCACCCTGTGCAACAAGTGGTTGGGGGGGGCGGCATGAACGCCCCGGCCCACGCCCACGGCGCAGCGCCCGCTGCCGCGCCGCAAGCCAATCCTGCCTATCAGGCACGCTGGCAACGTGTCATGGATTGCGTCAACCTGAAGCAGCCCGATCGCATGCCGACCGCGCTGTTCATGATGTTCTGGGCGGCCAAGTACGGCAACATCAGCTTTCGGGAGCAGATGTACAACCAGGAAAAACTGTGCGAGCTCACCCTCCAGATCACCCGCGAGCTCGATCCCGACCTGTGCACACCGACCCCGTTGATCACCGGCTTTGGTCGCCTGCTCGATGCCGTCGATTACCGTCAGGTCGAGTGGCCCGGCCATGGTGTGTCGGATGATCGACCGTTTCAGTATCTCGATCGGGAGTACATGAGCGCGGACGAATACGATGACTTCCTGTTCGATCCGACTGGTTTTTATTATGGCAAGTATCTGCCGCGTGTTGCGGGGGCGTTCGAGGGCTGCGAGGGGATCGCGTCGATGGCCGGCGCGTCCTACTTCGACGTGATCTATAACACCGCGCCCTTTGCCAACCCAGCCCTGCAAAAATCGATGGCGCGCCTTGCCGAAGCTGGCCAGGAAGCCATGCAGCTATTCGCCTGCGCCGGCAAGCTGATGGGCCAACTCGGCGGCATGGGCTATCCATCGGGAATCGGGGGGGTCGCCATCGGGCCTTACGACAACATTGCCGACTATTTCCGCGGTGCCACGGCGATGATGAAGGATTTGTACCGGCGTCCGGACAAGATTCTTCAAGTGCTCGACAAGATGAAGGAACTGTCGCTGCGCCGGCTGGCTGCGCAAAAGCCGATGCTGAGCAGCCCGCTGATCTTCATTCCGGTGCACTGGGCCCCGGATGCCTTCATGTCGCAAAAACAGTTCGAGAAGTTTTGGTGGCCTTCCTTCCGCGAACTGCTGCTCGGCATCATCGACCTCGATCTGATCCCAATGCCGCTGTGGGAAGCGGACTGCACCAAGCGCCTGGAGACGATCCGCGACGTGCCCGCGGGCAAGTGCATCTACTGGTTCGAGCGCACTGACATGGTCAGGGCGCACGAGGTGCTCGGCGACGTGGTTGCGCTGCGCGGTGGAATGCATCCTTCGGTGATGACAATGGGAACACCAGAGGATGTCGATACCGCGGTCAAGCACCTGGTCGACAACGTCTGGAACAAGGGCGGCAAGCTGATCCTCGACACTGCCTTCGGCATTCCCGACGAGACTCCGGTCGCCAACGTGCGCGCGATGTACGCTGCCGCGCGCAAGTACGCCGGTTGACGCACGCGAGCGCCTGGAGTCCGCGACCATGTCCGCACTGAGCTGCGCGAGCCTGCTGCGCCAGCTGCCCCCGCCGGCGCCCGATGAGCGTCCCGGAGCGCAGCGCCGGCGCGCGGCGGCGCTCGCCGAAGTGTGCGCCGACGCCCTCGTCGAGCCTGCCTACAGTGTGCGCATCGTCGCGCTCGAAGCCCCGCCAGGCGCGATCCTGCGTGCCGGCGGCCAGTGCCTGCATGCCCCGCGCCTGGTGCCGGCCTCGGGCCGGCTCACCGCCCTCGGCGCGGTGGCGTGCACGCTCGGGCCGCGCCTGGAAGAGCGCGTGCGGGCCCATTTCGCCGCCCGCCGCCCGGCCGCCGCGCTCGCCCTCGACGAGCTGGGCACCGCGCTGCTGCTCGCGCTCGTACGCCACGCCCAGGACCGCCTGGTCGCGCAGGCCGCCCGTCGCGGCCTGAGCGTGGCCGGCGAGCTCGCCGCGGGCGACCCCGGACTCGCGCTCGACGCCCAGGCCACCGTGCTCCAGCTCGCCGACGGCGCAGCGATCGGCATGCGCGCCAGTGCCGCGGGCGCGCTTCATCCACTCAAGTCGTGCACCAGCGTGCACGGGGTCGGCATCGCGCTCCCCGCCACCGCCTGGTCGCGCTGCGACGCCTGCCCCTCGGCGCCGCGGTGCACGATCGCGCGCCGGCGCAAGGAGATTCCCGCATGAACCGCAGCCAGGAGCATGCCCGCGCCGCGGACGCGGCGACCGAGTCCAACCTCCCCGCGGACATAGCACCCGAGTCCGGCTTTCCCGCGGATGCGGCGCCCGAACCCGGTCTCCCCGCCGACGCCGGCGCCCCCAATGCGTCCTACCGCCTGTATTTCCCCCAGCTCGAACGCGAGATCGCCTGCGAAGCGGGTGAGAGCCTGTTTCACGCCGCCCGCCGCCACGGCGTGCGCATCGTCGGCGCCTGCGGCGGACGTGGCACCTGCGCGAGCTGCATGGTGCGGGTCAGCGAGGGTGCGCTGCGCCCGCTCGAGGGGCGCGGCCCGCAGGGCTTCGACATCGTCCTCGACGACGAGGGGCGGCCGACGAACCGGCGGCGCTGGATGCGCGCCTGCCGCATCGGCGCACGCAGCGACTGCACCGTCGAGATCGGCGCGCGCTCGCTGGCGCCGGTGGTGCGCGCCGAGGAAGAAAGCGCGCTCGCCGGCGAAGAGGCCGCTCCCGCCCTCGCGCTCGACCCCGCCGTCCGTGCGCACGAGCTCGACGTCCCCGCGCCCAGCCTCGCCGACGATCGCGCCGATGCCGACCGCGTGCTCGACGCTTGCCGCGAGCGGGAAGCGCACGAAGCCGGGCAGCGGATGATTCCGGCTGCGCAAGACGCCGCCACACTCGCAGCGCCCCCGCGCGCGCTCACCGTCGCCCCCGCTGCCACCGCCGAACTCGCCACCGTGCTGCGCGCCGGCAGCGGCCCCCGTTGCCGCCTGCGCGCCTGGCAGCGGGGCGGGGCGCTGATCGCGTTCGCCCCGAGCGGGCGGCGCAGCCTGGGGCTGGCGGTCGATCTGGGCACCACCAACCTGGCCGCCTTCCTCGTCGATCTGGACGACGGCCGCACGCTCGCCCGCCTCGGCGTGGAGAACCCGCAGACCGCCTGGGGCGCCGACCTGGTGAGCCGCATCGACCATGCGGCGGGCGATCCCAAGGTCGCCGAGGCCCTGCGCGCCGCCGCACTTGAGGCGATCGATGCGCTCGCCCACGACCTGTGCGCCAGCATCGGCCAGCGCCCGCAGGACATCGTCGATGTCGCCGTGTGCGGCAACACCGCCATGCACCACCTGCTGCTCGGCCTGCCAGTGCGCCAGCTCGGGCGCGCGCCCTTCGTCGCCGCGCTGCGCGACAGCGTCGACCTGAGCGCGCGCGAGCTCGGGCTCGCCGTGGCCCCCGGCGCCTGGGTCCACGTCGCCCCCAACATCGGCGGCTTCATCGGCGGCGACCACGTCACCGCGCTGCTCGCCACCGAGTCACGCTGGCGCGGACTCGGCTGCGCGCTGGTGATGGACATCGGCACCAACACCGAGATCAGCCTCATCCACCGCGGCCGGCTGTGGTCGGCGTCCTCGCCCTCGGGGCCGGCGCTCGAAGGCGGGCACATCGGCTGCGGCATGCGCGCGGCCGAAGGCGCGATCGAGAAAGTCACCCTCGAAGACGGGCGTCTGGCGGTGCACACCATCGGCGGCGGTGAGGCGGTCGGGCTGTGCGGCTCGGGTGTGCTCGACGCGGTGGCCGCGCTGCGCCGCGGCGGCCTGCTCGATGCCCGCGGCCGGCTGAGCGCCACCCACCCGGACATCGTCAGCGGCGAAGACGGCCGGCGTGCCGCCCAGCTCGCCCCCGAAGTGCTGTTCACCCAGGCCGACGTGCGCGCGGTGCAACTGGCCAAGGCCGCGATCCGCAGCGCTACCGAGCTGCTGCTGGCCGAAGCCGGGCTCGCCGAGGACGCGATCGAGTGCTTCATCCTCGCCGGCGCCTTCGGCGCCTACCTCGACATCGACAGCGGCATCGACATCGGCCTGTTCCCGCCGTTGCCGCGCAGCCGCTTTGTCCAGGTCGGCAACGCCGCCGGGCAGGGCGTGCGCCACCTGCTGCGGTCGTGCGCCGAGCGCGAACACGCGCGCGAACTGGCACGCACCGCGCAGGCGTGCGCGCTCAACGCCCGCGCCGATTTCCAGAACGTCTTCCTCCGCCACATCGGCTTTGCCGAGCCCCCCGAGATATCCGAACCCTCCGAGGCCGCCGCGACGACGGCCTGCGCCAACCCAAGCACCGCCACTGAAGAGAGTCCGTCATGACTGAAAGCACCCTCAGCGAAACCAACCGCTTCGGCATCCGCATCATCGGCGAGCGCATCAACCCCGGCTTCAAGAGCACGCGCGCGATGTTCGAGGACAAGGACCTCGCCGCCATCCAGGCGCTCGCGCTCAAGCAGGTCGAGGCCGGCGCCTTCGCCCTCAACGTCAACATCGGCCCGCAGGCGATGACCGACCGTGGCTTCCTGGTCGACGTGATTCGCGCCATCCAGGACGTGGTCGCGGTGCCGCTGTCGTTCGATGTGCCCACCACCGAGCTCTTCGCCCTGTGCCTCACCACCTACGATCGTGAGCGCACCGGCGGCGAGCTGGCGATCGTCAACTCCATCACCGAACACCGCTGGGAAGCGATGCAGCTCTACCGCGACCTGCCGTTCCGGGTCATGGTGATGGCCTCCGAGCGCGTCACCGACGGCGTGGCGAAGAACAACAAGACCGCCGAGGACATCGCCGCCACCGCACGGCGCGCGGCGCTGCGCCTGCGCGACGAATACGGCATGGCGCTCGATCACGTCTTCGTCGACCTGTCGGTGAGCGCGATCATCGCCGACACCGAGGGCCTGAACCGCGCCACCCTCGACGCGGTGCGCCTGATCGGCGCCGACCCGGACCTGAAAGGCCTGCACATGATGGGCGGACTGTCCAACATCGGCCAGCAGCTCCCGCCCAAGGCCGCCGACGGCTCGGACCTCAAGCACGGGCTGGAAAACGCCTTCCTCACCCTGGCGGTGCCGCACGGCTTCGACACCGTGCTCGGCACCCCGTGGCGCGGCTATGCGCCGCTGGCCGAAGACGACTACGTGCTCACCGCCTACCGCAACTTCCTCGACACTACCGGCAGCAACGCGCTGCGCGCGGTGCGCAAGCTCTACAAGGCCTGAACATGATCCCGACCGATCGCTTTGCCGTCGTCGCCGACGGCTGGTTCGACGGTGAGCGCCTGCACGCGCACGGCCCGTTCACCTTCCGCATCGAGGAGGGGCGCATCGCCGACATCGCCGCGGGCGACTTCGGCGCGACGCTCGCCACCCAGGGGATGGAGGTCGTGCGTGGCGGCTTTCTGATGCCCGGGCTGGTCGATGCCCACGTGCACCTGTTCCTCGACGGCGCCCCGACCGACGGCGCCCAGCGCGCCGCCCATCTCAAGAAGCCGGTCGAGGACCTGGTCGACGCCGCCCGCGCGAGCGCCCGCCAGGCGCTCGCCTGCGGGGTGACCCTGGTGCGCGACGCGGGCGATCGTCACGGCATCAACCACCGGCTCCGCGACGAAGCCGCCCACAGCCCGGGCCTTGCCCGGGTGCGCTCGGCCGGGCTCGGAGTCAAGCGCCCCAAGCGCTACGGCGCCTTCATGGCGCGCGACGTCGCCGACGACGCCGCGATCCGCGACTCGGTGCGCGAACTGGCCCGCGACAGCGATGAGATCAAGCTGATCCTGACCGGGATCATCGACTTCGACGCCGGCGCGGTCACCGACGAGCCGCAGTTCGATCTGGCCGCGGCGCGCCTGGTGGTCGACACCGCGCGCGCCTGCGGGCGCACCACGATGGTCCACTGCAGCGGCGCGGCCGGACTGGAGATCGCCGCCCGCGCCGGAGTCGGCTCGATCGAGCACGGCTTCTTCATGCGCCGCGACCTGCTGGCGCTGATGGCCGAGCATGACGTCGCATGGACGCCGACCTTCTGCCCGGTGCATTTCCAGTGGGCGCAGCCCGAGGCGGTGGGGTGGTCGGCACAGACCGTGGGCAACCTGCGCCGCATCCTCGACGAACATGCGCGCCACCTGCTCATCGCCCGCGAGCTCGGAGTGCGCCTGCTGCTCGGCACCGACGCCGGCAGCATGGGAGTCGAGCACGGCCACGCTGTGCATGAGGAAATCGAGCGCTACCTCGAAGCGGGCCTCACCACCGCCGAAGTGCTGCAGGCCGCCACCGCCACCGCCCGCCGCCACTTTGGCCATCCCCACCCGCGCCTCGAACGCGGCGCGCCCTTCGATGCGCTGCTGCTCGAGCGCTCGCCGTTCGAGGACATCGGTGCGCTGCGCACGCCCTTGCGTGCCTGGGCGGGGCAGCCGGCCTGCGAAGGAGAAGCGCTGCAATGAGCGCGCAGATCATCGACGGCAAAGCCTTGTCCCGGCATCTTCGCCGCCGATTCCGGGAAAGAGTGGGGGCACTCGCGGCCCACGGGGTTCAGCCTGGCCTGGCAGTCATTCTGGTCGGGGACAACCCCGCCTCGCGGCTTTACGTGGCCAACAAGGTGAAAGCCTGCGAAGAATGCGGGGTCGCCT
The window above is part of the Thauera aromatica K172 genome. Proteins encoded here:
- a CDS encoding EthD domain-containing protein — protein: MFINQEKTMIQFHIISRRQPGQSLERCYYEWAVIHVALMITTPSVMRTFRKYIQHFAIQDIAGDRLLFPPSSMGWETFASHWIDSFEDLLVPFKSGDYPLRMQPHKFTDSAFQLALATEDVIHETEGFTPGGIKLVHFLRKKPGLSLDEFNQYWRERHAPAVVAAFGKGLRKYKQNRQLSLPASAFKGTLFEMGEVDRYAGIEEFWFSSLNDVYRLREGGGIMAALRNSYDTFADRDDAFSLVMNERVVYDYTLPPGLCSPRPAVLDPNSLEAAIDAQGYDDWSNPARLQKFGQEPESAPR
- a CDS encoding TetR/AcrR family transcriptional regulator; the encoded protein is MNENADVNPRKRPVQQRSWHTVEAILEAATRILEEQGIGSFNTNAIADRAGVGVASLYEYFPCKEAVAAELVLRAHLTLVAALRDTLTETEGFPFERAMRSMIRRVVACECARPGLARVLELEEEILPKTMELLAAEAEIYRLNMSLLARYLDLPALKQEDIEIAAFDTHCMVRAILDASLDASPNRMESIEERLCRAVIGYLQPLLRRERAA
- a CDS encoding molybdopterin-containing oxidoreductase family protein, whose protein sequence is MTRDIVYHPNRLHTPLRRIGPRGSGKWERISWDEAFDTMAEKLHAIRDEFGPESVAIGTGTGRHLIIWMPRLAHALGTPNWIEPGFAQCFFPRVNAGFITYGDFPVSDFISGTPPACMMFWGQNSTITGPGGEPRFCTHTALAHNPKIIVIDPRETELAKRADIWLRVRPGTDDALGLAMLNVIIGEDLIDRPFVERWTYGFDALAEHVRQYTPEWAEPITWVPADKIRAAARLFAQTKPAMLKWGCAIEHTPKCFQTVRTLALLPAITGNIDVPGGWVFGNEGLGPFPLLMDKVPPETLAKRLGADRFKVLTNERGFPGAHIPSVLEAMREGTPYPVKAFLVFGNNTLTTYANTRQVYESLMKLDFMVVADLFMTPTAELADIVLPAAHWPEVDMVMGYPSLANNGVGILQKAVQVGECKSDDEIVTELIRRMELEHGTEPVHEVLDAVLAAGTVGLTFEEMKEKGFVTVPMRFRKYETGGFRTPTGKVELYSTILAHMGYAPLPSYEEAPESPYSAPDLARDYPLVLTTGQRIPFFFNSEHRQVAKLRRAKPDPEAEIHPDTAAHYGIADGDWMWVENQRGRIRQRAKYSPGLDPRVVAAEHGWWFPEAPAPEYGMWTSNVNLLTSNEPPYDPAMGTYHLRALLCRVSKVDPADLPPSGGC
- a CDS encoding helix-turn-helix transcriptional regulator; translated protein: MLDLYRASRELTMKEFQLQTLELIRPHIPFDSAWWAMATEIEAGRHRIHDSYLFGLTENFGELASMTSGNNLIARTCSRTPGTSFNFTPEQLFGDAPTAMLIRHSDVMHLLCTAWQGRIPQLFTFLGISRHDRKSPFSEDERRLKQCLMPHLADTMQINRVMHIASIRAGHSNAKSAMAVVDELGTLHAAEPGFDPHVRLEWPDWEGPFLPPALQTALAHNQVHHLGKQVRIRFDRVRELTLVTIARRAPADALSARERAVAEGFASGQSYKEVALHLAISPATVRHHLRSVYEKLGVSDKGELARMLREDDLQFGEQRR
- a CDS encoding cobalamin B12-binding domain-containing protein yields the protein MSALNDQEKQLVAWLADMNEDDALALARRMLLEDKKDPLRVLELCRMAMDEVGKRFEAGDYFLPELVLAGEMLETVGAIAKPLLVDGEGERAKKLGRVLVGTVHGDLHDIGKNIVSFMLDINGYEVKDIGIDVPVATFLDEVRSFKPDVVALSGFLTLAFDSMKETVEAFEKEGLRDQFKIMVGGGQIDETVRAYTGADGFGVNAVEAVTLCNKWLGGAA
- a CDS encoding uroporphyrinogen decarboxylase family protein, whose protein sequence is MNAPAHAHGAAPAAAPQANPAYQARWQRVMDCVNLKQPDRMPTALFMMFWAAKYGNISFREQMYNQEKLCELTLQITRELDPDLCTPTPLITGFGRLLDAVDYRQVEWPGHGVSDDRPFQYLDREYMSADEYDDFLFDPTGFYYGKYLPRVAGAFEGCEGIASMAGASYFDVIYNTAPFANPALQKSMARLAEAGQEAMQLFACAGKLMGQLGGMGYPSGIGGVAIGPYDNIADYFRGATAMMKDLYRRPDKILQVLDKMKELSLRRLAAQKPMLSSPLIFIPVHWAPDAFMSQKQFEKFWWPSFRELLLGIIDLDLIPMPLWEADCTKRLETIRDVPAGKCIYWFERTDMVRAHEVLGDVVALRGGMHPSVMTMGTPEDVDTAVKHLVDNVWNKGGKLILDTAFGIPDETPVANVRAMYAAARKYAG
- a CDS encoding ASKHA domain-containing protein is translated as MNRSQEHARAADAATESNLPADIAPESGFPADAAPEPGLPADAGAPNASYRLYFPQLEREIACEAGESLFHAARRHGVRIVGACGGRGTCASCMVRVSEGALRPLEGRGPQGFDIVLDDEGRPTNRRRWMRACRIGARSDCTVEIGARSLAPVVRAEEESALAGEEAAPALALDPAVRAHELDVPAPSLADDRADADRVLDACREREAHEAGQRMIPAAQDAATLAAPPRALTVAPAATAELATVLRAGSGPRCRLRAWQRGGALIAFAPSGRRSLGLAVDLGTTNLAAFLVDLDDGRTLARLGVENPQTAWGADLVSRIDHAAGDPKVAEALRAAALEAIDALAHDLCASIGQRPQDIVDVAVCGNTAMHHLLLGLPVRQLGRAPFVAALRDSVDLSARELGLAVAPGAWVHVAPNIGGFIGGDHVTALLATESRWRGLGCALVMDIGTNTEISLIHRGRLWSASSPSGPALEGGHIGCGMRAAEGAIEKVTLEDGRLAVHTIGGGEAVGLCGSGVLDAVAALRRGGLLDARGRLSATHPDIVSGEDGRRAAQLAPEVLFTQADVRAVQLAKAAIRSATELLLAEAGLAEDAIECFILAGAFGAYLDIDSGIDIGLFPPLPRSRFVQVGNAAGQGVRHLLRSCAEREHARELARTAQACALNARADFQNVFLRHIGFAEPPEISEPSEAAATTACANPSTATEESPS
- a CDS encoding dihydropteroate synthase; this translates as MTESTLSETNRFGIRIIGERINPGFKSTRAMFEDKDLAAIQALALKQVEAGAFALNVNIGPQAMTDRGFLVDVIRAIQDVVAVPLSFDVPTTELFALCLTTYDRERTGGELAIVNSITEHRWEAMQLYRDLPFRVMVMASERVTDGVAKNNKTAEDIAATARRAALRLRDEYGMALDHVFVDLSVSAIIADTEGLNRATLDAVRLIGADPDLKGLHMMGGLSNIGQQLPPKAADGSDLKHGLENAFLTLAVPHGFDTVLGTPWRGYAPLAEDDYVLTAYRNFLDTTGSNALRAVRKLYKA